A single Phoenix dactylifera cultivar Barhee BC4 chromosome 1, palm_55x_up_171113_PBpolish2nd_filt_p, whole genome shotgun sequence DNA region contains:
- the LOC103719548 gene encoding aspartic proteinase CDR1-like: MAFVPLAPLPSTKSFLLLLFLVVLLFLSHQQRICLIHRDSPESPLFDSSSTTDEKWRWFHQRSVAYRDHFQAALEGCRKSLTPLAREDEEAGFDQISGEYVMEFAIGTPPVRVTGMLDVPGDFIWTQCVPCPGCSPSPSPLYDPSKSSTHITFSCSLMECISLEKHKCSSNDTCEYIQSYANDVPTSSVLTSDVFMINSVSYNNMPFGCGSDDSFYTRQVPARVGLIGSDMFSLVFKFSSAPFTFSHCFRKDWDDPFGNTSSDLHLGTDARLKGRTSSPLTKCRVGKTV, translated from the coding sequence ATGGCCTTCGTTCCTCTTGCTCCTCTTCCTTCAACGAAGTCGTTCCTCTTGCTTCTCTTCCTTGTTGTACTCCTATTTCTCTCCCACCAGCAGCGCATCTGCCTCATTCACCGTGATTCCCCTGAGTCACCTCTTTTCGACTCAAGCAGCACCACGGACGAGAAGTGGCGGTGGTTCCACCAGCGCTCGGTTGCCTACCGAGACCACTTCCAAGCAGCCCTAGAGGGCTGCCGCAAGTCGCTGACGCCGCTGGCTAGAGAAGATGAGGAGGCCGGCTTCGATCAGATCAGTGGAGAATACGTGATGGAATTTGCCATTGGCACCCCTCCGGTGCGGGTGACAGGGATGCTAGATGTTCCGGGCGACTTCATCTGGACTCAGTGCGTGCCGTGTCCCGGCTGCAGCCCCTCTCCGAGCCCGCTCTATGACCCCTCCAAGTCCTCAACACACATCACCTTCTCTTGCTCGTTGATGGAATGCATTAGTCTCGAGAAGCATAAATGCAGTAGCAACGATACTTGCGAGTACATCCAGTCCTATGCGAACGACGTCCCGACCAGCAGTGTCCTCACCTCCGATGTGTTCATGATCAATAGTGTCTCCTACAATAACATGCCTTTTGGTTGTGGTAGTGATGACTCCTTTTATACAAGACAAGTTCCAGCAAGGGTGGGCCTCATCGGGAGCGACATGTTCTCGCTCGTGTTCAAATTTAGTTCTGCACCGTTTACCTTCTCTCATTGCTTTaggaaggattgggatgaccccTTCGGGAACACCTCCAGCGATCTGCACCTCGGGACGGATGCGAGGTTGAAAGGCAGGACGTCGAGCCCCCTAACCAAGTGCCGTGTGGGCAAGACGGTGTAG